From the Streptomyces nodosus genome, the window TCGACTCGACCAATTCCGCTGAATAACCAGGATTCACCCACCCATCCACCCATTCATGTCGTGTGATGTGGATCACATCTGGATGGCTACTCCTTGTTCATGTCACGGCGGAAACCTCCGGCCGGCCCCGCTGTGCAGTTCGGCTGAAATCAGCGGGCTCGTCATGGGTGGCGGCGTGCATATGGGGCGGCTCCGGCGCCTCGTCGGTCAGGGTTCGCCACCTCCGGATGCGTGATCACCGGGCGTGGATCGACGTGCGAGCAGGCGGGCCGGTGGCTGAAGATCGCTCATTCAATTCCGGCATCCCGCGAGGAAGCTGGCGAATCGGAGAAGAGATTGAAAACGGGAAGGACGGGCACACCGGGGAACTCTCGGTGACGTCTCCCTTCGGTCGCTGCGACCCCCGCACCCCGAGAATCCTTTGCATTCCTTTCAGTTGATCTATGCTCTTGGCGGTCGCTGGGGAGCGGGGGCGCTTGTATCGGATTCCTTGAATCCGATTCTTTCTCGTGGTTGCGTGCGTGACCATTCAGGGGGAGGGGGGAGGCGATAAGGATCGGCCAAAGTCCATGGCCGCGTCTGCTGTCACATGTCGTGAGTCCATCGAGCGCCTTCGGCTTTCTTGCGGAGACTTTCGAGCACTTTTAAAGTGCATATCCCTGATCCACGCGCCAGACTGCCTCCGCTGATGGCGGTCGTTGTGCTCTGCCTCCTTTTCTTAATCCGTCAAGCAGTTCAGGAGTCCTGGTATGGCTGACGAGAAAGTCCTCGAAGCGCAGAAGTGGGTCAATGAGACCTACGGAAGTGTGTCCGGCTACCAGAAGTGTCCGGAAGACGGCAGAACCGGCTGGTCCACCATGTACGCCCTCACGATGGGTTTGCAGAAGGAGCTCGGCATCAGTCCCGTGGTCGCGAACTTCGGAGACGGAACCGTCGCCAAACTCGCCGCACTCGGCGATATCGGTAGCGGCTGGGCCAAGAACGGAAACATCGTAAAGATCATCCGGTACGGGCTGTTCTGCAAGGGCTACACCGGCGGCTACTTCGACACCGGCTACTACGACCCGGACATCGCGCTCGCCGTGAAGCATATGCAGGGAGACATGGGGCTCTCTCAGAGCGGCACACTCCAGGCGAAGGTGTTCAAGGCGCTCCTCAACATGGATGCCTATGTGCTCACCGCCGGCGGGTCGGACGAGGTCCGCTCCATCCAGCAGTGGTTGAACGGGCGTTACTGGACGAAGGCGACGGTCGACATATGCCCTGCTGACGGGCACTACTCTCGTAACGTTCAGCAGAACCTGATGAAGGCCATCCAACTGGAGATCGGAATCGCGGAGGCAGACGCCACCGGCAATTTTGGCTCCGGAACGCAGGCCGGCCTCAAGTCCAAGGCCTTGGTGTCCGAGGGGTCTTCCGGGATCTTCGTTCAGCTGTTCTCCGCTGCATGCGTCTTCAACCAGCCGATCCTCACCTTTAATGCGGACGGCAGCGAGGTCGCAGTAAATACGGTGTTCAAGTCGACGTTCGACAGTAATCTGACGACATTCGTCAAAATATTCCAGAAGTTCTCGGCGCTGTCTCCCAACGGTCAGGGCGACTATGCGACCTGGGCTCAGCTTCTGGTGTCGATGGGGGACCCGGACCGACCGGTCACCGCTGCCGACACTGCCTACACCATCACGCCGTCGCGGGCGGCGAGGATGGCCAAGGACGGCTACACGTGTGTCGGCAGGTACCTCAACGAGGCCTCTGCCGGTGGCGGATCGAAGATGCTTGAAGAAGGCGAACTCGCCAATATCTTCGCCGCCGGCCTGCGTGTCTTCCCGATCTTCCAGGACAACGGCAGGTCCCTGTCGGAGTACTACTTCGGAAACGGGTTCGCCCACGCACAGAAGGCCCACGACCAAGCCGTGCATTTCGGGTTCAACCGAGGCACGGTCATCTACTTCGCCGTCGACTACGACGCCACCGACGTCGATATGCCGCACATCCTGGAGTACTTCCGGGGCGTCGCGTCAGGACTCGGAAACAAGGGGAAGCGGTACGTGCACGGCGTGTACGGGTCTCGGAACGTGTGCACCCAGGTCACCAAGGAGACATACGCGCGCTACTCGTTCGTGTCCGGCATGTCTTGGGGCTTCTCCGGCAACCTGGGCTATCCCCTGCCGCAGAACTGGTCGTTCAACCAGGTCAAGGAGTACCAGGTCACCAACGGAACGGACACGTTCTGGCTTGACCGCGACGCCGACCGCATCGGCTACGACTCCGGCCAGGGCAGCGTCAACAAGACGACGCAGCCCGCAGATTACTTCGTCAACTACGTCGAGATGCTGTACGACCTGGCGAAGGCCTACGGCAAGGGCAACCCGAACCAGCTCGTCATGGAGTACATGCGTAGCGAAAGCTACGACGACAGTAAATGGCAGACCATGATCGGGAAGGCCGACGCCGGCTTCGTCTCCTATGTGAACAGCCGCAACTTGAGCGTCTGGACCGAGTTCAAGGACCCGTTCACCGGCCAGGATCTCGGACCGGAGCACCTGATGGCCACAGCGAACGGCCAGTTCGTCAAGCCGAACCCCAAGGGAGACATCAGCCTCGGCGACGTTGCCGGCTGGGGTGGTGACCTGATGACCCTGTACGGCGAATGGCGGCGTGACCACGACTCATATGCCTCCGGTGCGACTTACATCAGCGAAAGGATGGGCAAGATCGGCGTCGCATCCTCGTTCGGATTCACCGACCTCATCGAAGACGCCGACGGCTATCTCATCGCCCAGGCCGTGCGCGTCGGCGGCAAGAACATCGTTGAGGCCGTCCACGACCACTACCAGGGCAATGGCGGGCTCACCCGGTTCAGGGACTACGTCAGCCAGCGCTTCGGCGGCACCATCAGCGAGGCAGCCGTCCAGGCGAGGAAGATTCTGACCGATACTCCTGTCTCCGCGGACGGAGTGATCCTCGTGAGTGGCCGCGCCCTCCTGATCCAGCAGTTCGGTGGCTTTCCCACTTTGATGCCGCACAACTTGCCCGCCGGTCAGCTCGACGCATGGTGCAACGCGTTCGGTGACAACCTTCTGCAGCACGCCTCCACGGAAACCCTCCGGCGGGCTGAGTACCAGGCGAACCAGCAACGGCTCCTCCGCTCGAAGTAGCGTCAGGGTGCATGACCCCCCTCTTCACGCTCTTCGGTCCGCCCGCGATCACGCTCTTCCTTTTTGTCGTCGGGGCACTCCCGTACGCGTTGTGGGTGACCAGGAGGAAGCCCTCGCGGCCGGCCCGCTGGGCTGTGATCGGCAGCGCGGCGGCGATCGCCGCCTATGGGGCCGGAACCGTCTACGGGCTCGCCTTCACGAACCCACTTGACCTGTGCGCGGTCAAAACGGGCCACGGCGTGTACATGGATGAAGGGAGGGACTACAGCCTGATATCGGTGAGCGTGGACAGCTTTCCGCCGTCCGTCATCTGCCACTGGGCCAGTGGCCACAGCACCGAAGTGGTGTGGTTCTGGACTGCGCCCCTGCTGTACGCGGGGCTGGCCTGCTCCGTCGTCTGCTTCGCCCTGCTCCTCATCAACCGCAACAAGCGTAGAAAGGCACTCGATGACAACCAGCTTGACGCGTAGACGGGTTCTCGGCCTCGGCATAGGAGCCGGGGCGGCAATCACCCTGGCGACCGCTGGGCCCGTGCAGGCCGCCGCCCCTGCTGCAGGTGAGCACCAGTGGAGACGTCCCCAGTCCGCGAACGACTGGCCCGTCCTTGACCACGCCACGAGGTACCGGGTGGAGGGCACCAACGTCGAGGTCTCCTTGGCGAAGGGTGATGCGGCGACGGTACTGCTGCATGTGGCCCGCCGGTTCGCATACGAAATCGACATGCTTCGCCCCGGCGACGTTCAAGGCCACACCGTCCAGCACACCGTTCGAGCCGACTTCGAATCGAACTACTTGTCCGGTACCGCGATCGCGATCCGTCCCCTTTTCTACCCGCTGGGAGCGCAGAAGGGCACGGGCCTGTCCGATCTGGAGAGGGTCGTCATCGCGGACATCCTCGCCGATTGCCAGGACGTCGTCGGCTGGGGCGGACACGAGAAGCAGGTCAAGGAGTCCCACTTCCAGATCGACGTACGCCCCGGTGATCCCGGGCTTGCCCGCCTGGCCCGCCGGCTCCGCGGCGAGGGCGCGGCACCCGGATCCGGCGCCGGATCGATCGACCCGTTCCTCCCCGACCGCCGCAGAAAAGCCGCGGCATACATCTGATCGCTCTCGGGCTTCGACGCGCGGCTGCCGGCCGAGCCGCGGTCGATCGACTCCCTCGACATCCCGCCGGCACCTGACGCCACAGGGTTCGAGGAGCGGCTGAGGGCGCTTCCGGCGGGCGGATCCGGGCGTACAGGACGCCGGACGTCACGGTCCACGCGAACGCCGACGTGGGCCGTGACCGGTTCCCCCGGGCTCTCGCCGGCCTTCCCCTCGACCGCCGGACCGGGCAGTCCCGGTAGCGACACGCTTCAGGCGTCTCACGAACGTCCCCGGCGCCGCCCGCATCCTGAGACAGCGGTGAGTGTCGGGGGCGGAATGTGCCAGACTGCACCCGTGCTCTCGTTCGCCATGATGATTGGCAGCAGGCGCGCCGGTCCGCAGTGACCGCCTTGTACGACCAGGTACGGGCGGCCACCGTCGTCCTCGACCCGCGCGCAGACCTCTCGCACCCGCGAGAGGTTTTTCTGTTTTCCTGGCCCACCATCAGTCGGGAAGGGGAGCGCGAGGGACTATGGAGGGACGGTGGAACCGGTCATTCCGGTAGACCGAGATTTCTTACAGGAGCCTTCAGACCATGACGGAAACCAGCGAAATCGACGACTCGTTCCATGTCTTCGACACCACGCTGCGTGACGGCGCGCAGCGTGAGGGCATCAACCTCACCGTCGCGGACAAGCTGGCCATCGCACGGCACCTGGACGACTTCGGCGTGGGCTTCATCGAGGGCGGCTGGCCCGGCGCCAACCCGCGGGACACCGAGTTCTTCGCCCGTGCCCGGCAGGAGATCGACTTCCGGCACGCCCAGCTCGTCGCCTTCGGCGCGACCCGGCGGGCCGGCGGCAAGGCGGCCGAGGACCCGCAGGTCAAGGCGTTGCTGGACTCCGGGGCGCCGGTGATCACCCTGGTCGCGAAGTCCCATGACCGCCATGTCGAGCTGGCGCTGCGCACCACGCTCGACGAGAACCTGGAGATGATCCGCGACACGGTCGCCCATCTGCGGGCCCAGGGCCGCCGGGTCTTCGTCGACTGCGAACACTTCTTCGACGGCTACCGGGCCGATCCGGAGTACGCCAAGTCGGTGGTCCGGGCGGCGTCCGAGGCGGGCGCCGATGTGGTCATCCTCTGTGACACCAACGGCGGCATGCTGCCGGCGCAGGTCCACGCCGTGGTGTCCACGGTCCTCGCGGACACCGGAGCCCGGCTCGGTATCCACGCCCAGGACGACACGGGCTGCGCGGTCGCCAACAGCCTCGCCGCGGTGGACGCGGGCGCGACCCATGTGCAGTGCACGGCGAACGGCTACGGCGAGCGGGTGGGCAACGCCAACCTGTTCCCGGTGGTGGCCGCCCTGGAGCTGAAGTACGGCAAGAAGGTGCTGCCCGAGGGCCGGCTGCGCGAGATGACCCGTATCTCGCACGCGATCGCCGAGGTGGTCAACCTCACGCCCTCCACCCACCAGCCCTATGTGGGCGTGTCCGCCTTCGCCCACAAGGCGGGTCTGCACGCGTCCGCGATCAAGGTGGACCCGGACCTGTACCAGCACATCGACCCCGAGCTGGTCGGCAACACCATGCGGATGCTGGTCTCCGACATGGCGGGCCGCGCCTCGGTGGAGCTGAAGGGCAAGGAACTGGGCATCGACCTGGGCGGCGACCGGGAGCTGGTCGGCCGGGTCGTGCAGCGGGTGAAGGAGCGCGAGCTCCAGGGCTACACCTATGAGGCGGCGGACGCGTCGTTCGAGCTGCTGCTGCGCGAGGAGGTGGGGGGCCGCCCCCTGAACTACTTCCGCACGGAATCCTGGCGGGCCATCGTCGAGGACCGCCCCGACGGCACCCACGCCAATGAGGCCACGGTCAAACTCTGGGCCAAGGGCGAACGCATCGTCGCGACGGCGGAGGGCAACGGCCCGGTGAACGCCCTGGACCGCGCGCTCCGGGTCGCCCTGGAGAAGATCTACCCCCAGCTCGCCGTTCTGGATCTGGTCGACTACAAGGTCCGCATCCTGGAGGGCAAGCACGGCACCCAGTCCACGACCCGGGTGCTGATCTCCACCTCGGACGGCCGAGGCGAGTGGTCCACGGTCGGCGTGGCCGAGAACGTGATCGCGGCGTCCTGGATGGCGCTGCAGGACGCCTACACCTACGGCCTGCTCCGGGCCGGAGTGGAGCCGGCCGAGTAACGCGGCTCGCCGGAGCCCGTGGCGGGCCCCGCCGGCCCGCCGCGGATGCGCCGCCCCTCCTCGCGAGGGACGGCGCACACGGTCGGACCTGGTCCACCGCGGCCCTACTGCAGCCGCCACTTCTGGTTCGCCGCGCCCGTGCACGACCAGATCTGGGCCCGCGCCCCGTTCGCCGACGAGTTGTCCGTCACATCGAGGCACTTGTCGGCGGCGAGGCCGACCACATCACCCGTGGACGCGTTGTACGACCACTGCTGTGCGCCGGTGCCGTTGCAGTCGTAGAGCTGCACCTTGGCACCGTTCGCCGTCGACCCCCCGGACACGTCCAGGCACTTGCCGAGCGCCCGGACCGAGCCGTCGGCCTTCACCGTCCACTGCTGGGCGGCCGAGCCGTTGCAGTCGTAGAGCTGCACCGCCGTCCCGTCGGCGCTCGACGCGCCCGCCACATCCAGGCACTTGCCCGCAAGCCCCACGAAGGCCCCAGCCCGGTCGGCGCCTCCCGACTGCGTGCCCGACCAGGTGAACGTCGCCGAGGTCTTCCCGGGCAGCGAGTACGTCGCGTGCTGCCCACCCCAGTTGACCGTCACAGTCTTCGCCGACGAGGCGTCGTTGTAGGCGATCAGCGCCTTCGAACCGTCCGGATTGCGCCACGCCACATTCGGCACCGCCGAGCTCGCGGTCGAGGCGATGCGCTGCGCGCCCGGCCGGACGAACTTGGTCAGATGGCCCATCGTGTAGTACTCGACGGTGTAGTCGACCGTGCCGCTCGCCCCGTCCCCGTTGTGGACCGTGATCAGCCCCGTGCAGGTGCCGCAGCCGCCGTTGTGGGGCCCCATGCCCTGGTCCACGGCCAGGGACCATTTCGTCACCGACTTCGCCCAGTTCCGCGTGTAGTCGACGATGTTGAGCATGTCCTCGCGCTGCTGGTTCCCGATCCAGGTGCCGCCCGAGTGCTCCGTGGCGAAGGCGTCCAGCTGCGGGTACTGGTTGTGCACCGAGGTCTGCTTGTTCACGTCGCCGCCGTACCCGTGCCAGGCGATCCCGCCGAAGTTCGGGTGCGAGCGGACCGCCGCGTCGTCCACCGTCTGGGCCGCGTAGGAGTCGTAGGTGTCCCAGTTCCAGTCGTGCGCCAGCACCTTGGTCGACAGGCCCGCCGCCTGAAGCTTCGGCAGCAGCTCGCTCTTGGTGAAGTAGGCCAGCCCGGAGGCGTTCCAGCTCATCGACGGATAGCCCGAGCAGCAGGTCGGCTCGTTCTGGGCGGTGACGTACGAGACGGGGACACCCTGGTCCCGGTACGCCTGGAGGTACTTCACGAAGTACGACGCGTACGCCCCGTAGTCCTCCGCCTTCAGCCAGCCCCCGTTGAGCTGCCCGCTGTCCTTCATCCAGGCCGGGGCCGTCCACGGGCTGGCCATCACCGTCAGCTGCGGGTTGAGCTGGAGCGCCTGCCTGGTGAGCGGCACCACGTCGGCCAGGTCGTGCGCGATCGAGAACCGGGTCAGGCCCGGGTCGCTCTGCCCGGCCGGCACATCGTCGTAGGTGTAGCCGGAACGCGCCAGGTCCGACGCGCCCATCGGATTGCGCAGGAACGACAGCCCGATGCCGTCCGTCGGTGAGAACAGCTTCCGCATCGTCGCGTCCCGCGTCGCCCCCGAGAGCGCCCCGCTGCTGTTCATCAGCCAGGCCGCGGTGTCCGTGAAGGACGCCCCGCCGCCGGTGAAGGTCTGGTACCGGGTGTTCTCGTCGACCGTGATGTTCTCGCCGCCGCCACCGGTGCCCGACTGGAAGGCGAACGGGGTCTGTGCCTGGAGGCCGCGCACCACATGGCGGCCGGCGGAGTCGTCCGTCGTGGTCAGCCAGGCCGTGACCTGCTCTCCTGCGGCGTGCGCGGGCAGGGCCGCCGCCGCGGTCAGACCTGTGGTGGTGAGCAGTCCGGCCAGCAGCACGCGAACCGCGCGCAGGGGTGCTCTCATGGTGTGCCGCCCTTCTGGGAGTGGGGGATGGGAGGGAGGCATGTGCGGCGTGAGTAAATGACGGCTCCGGTGCCGCGTCAAGGGGGTGCGCGTTCAGCTCCCGAAGGAACAACGGCCTTGAGTCGGCCAGGACTTGAGTCTGTATCCGTTCCGACGTGAAGACTTGACGGCCTTTTGGGGTACCAGTTAACTCACGCCGTGATCTAAGTCGTGAGCTCACTGTCGTGAGCCATGAGAGCCAAAAGGGAAGGTCCATGCGAAGAACCGCCCTGCTCGCTTCCGCCGCGCTGCTCGCCACTCTGCTCCCGCTAGGCGCCGCCGGTGTCGCGTCGGGCGCCGGTGACCCGGCGCCCGTGCCGATCGACCGCTTCGAGGGCGAGGTGCCCTTTGCGAGCCAGCCCGCCGAGGGCATCTTCACCTGGGGAGGCGACGCCGACGACCCGCCCACGCTCCAGCTGACCGGCCGTGCCGACGCCCCCGAGGGCGACAAGGTCCTCACCGGCACCTACGACATCAGCGGGTACGGCGGCTTCACCCATGACTTCGCCGCCGACCGGCCCGCCCACGACTGGTCCGCCCATCAGGGCATCCGCTTCTGGTGGGAGGGCCGGGACAACGGCAAGAAGATCGCCTTCGAGATCAAGGACGGCGGCGCCCACGGCGAGGCCTCGGAGCTGTGGACGACCTCCTTCACGGACGACTTCACCGGCTGGAAACAGATCGAGATCCCGTTCGCCGACTTCACCTATCGCACGGACTACCAGCCCGTCGGCGGCATCGACCATGTGCTCGGCCTGACCCAGATGTGGGGATACGCCGTCACGCTCCCCACCGGCGTCAAGGGCGGCTTCGCCATGGACGACGTCGAGCTGTACGGCAGGGCGGACCAGTCCCAGCGGGCCTTCGTCACCACGGACTCCGCCGTCTACCCGGTCACGGAGGGCGGCACGGCACAGGTGAAGGTCTCCGTCGCCACCACCGGCTCCGCCCCGCTCGACGAGCCGGTGACCGTCGGCTACGAGACGGCCGGCGGCAGCGCCGGGTCCGGCAGCGACTACACCCCCGTCAAGGGCACCCTGGTCTTCCCGGCCGGGACGGCCTCCGGGAGCACCCGCACGATCAAGGTCGCCACCCTCAAGGACAAGGCCGCCGAGCCCGCCGAGACGATCCCGCTGAAGCTGACCGTCACCGGCGCGAAGGCCCCCGAGGAGACCCCTCAGGTCGTCATCGACGCCCATGGACTGCCGTATCTGGACAGCAAGCTGTCCGTGCGGAAGCGGGTCGCGGACCTGCTCTCCCGTATGTCCCTGGAGGAGAAGGCCGGCCAGATGACCCAGGCCGAGCGCTCCGCCGTCGCCTCGGGGGGCGACATCGCGGCATACGCCCTCGGCTCGCTGCTGTCCGGCGGCGGCTCGACCCCCACGCCCAACACCCCCGAGGCGTGGGCGAAGATGATCGACTCCTTCCAGCTGAGGGCACAGGCCACCCGGTTCCAGATCCCGCTGATCTACGGCGTCGACGCGGTGCACGGCCACAACAACCTCGCCGGTGCCACGGTCATGCCGCACAACATCGGGATCGGAGCGACGCGGAACCCCCAACTCGCCGAGGAGACCGGTGCGGTGACGGCCATTGAGGTCCGCGCCACCGGCGTCCCCTGGGACTTCGCGCCCTGTCTGTGCGTCACTCGCGACGAGCGCTGGGGCCGCAGTTACGAGTCGTTCGGTGAGGACCCGGCGCTCGTCCGGTCCATGGAGACGGTCATCCAGGGTCTCCAGGGACGCGCCGACGGCCGTGACCTGAGCCGCAACGACAAGGTCCTCGGCACCGCAAAGCACTTCGTGGGCGACGGCGGCACCGCGTACGGCTCCTCCACCACCGGCTCGTACACCACCGACCAGGGCGTCACCAAGGTCACCCGGCAGGAGCTGGAGGCGGTGCACCTCGCCCCGTACCAGACGGCCGTCGACCGCGGCATCGGCTCGGTCATGCCGTCGTACTCGTCGCTCGACATCATCGGCGACGGCCAGGGCCCGGTGAAGATGCACGCCCGCGCCGACATGCTCAACGGCGTGCTCAAGGACCGGATGGGCTTCGAGGGCTTCGTCATCAGCGACTGGGCGGCCATCGACCAGCTCCCGGGCGGCACCGCCGCCCAGGTGCGGGCGTCGATCAACGCCGGCCTCGACATGATCATGGTGCCGTACGAGTACCAGGGCTTCCGTACCACGCTGATCGACGAGGTGAAGGCGGGTCGGATCAGCCAGAAGAGGATCGACGACGCGGTGTCGCGCATCCTCACCCAGAAGTTCAAGCTGGGGCTCTTCGAACGTCCGTACACCGACACCCGGAATGCATCGAAGATCGGCTCCACCGCGCACCGGGCCGTGGCCCGGCAGGCGGCCGCCGAGTCCCAGGTGCTGCTCAAGAACGCCCACGACCTGCTGCCGCTGACCAAGAAGCAGAAGGTGTACGTCGCCGGTTCCAACGCCGACGACCTCGGCAACCAGACCGGCGGCTGGACCATCACCTGGCAGGGTGAATCCGGCACCCACACCCAGGGCACGACCATCCTCCAGGGCATGCGGAAGGCCGCTCCGGGTGCGACGATCACCTACTCCAAGGACGCCTCGGCGCCCGTCTCCGGCTATGACGTCGGCGTGGTCGTCGTCGGCGAGACCCCCTACGCCGAGGGCGTCGGTGATGTCGGCAACGGACACGACCTCCAGCTGTCCGCCGCCGACAAGGCCGCCGTGGACAAGGTCTGCGGCGCCATGAAGTGCGCGGTGCTGATCGTGTCCGGTCGCCCGCAGCTCGTCGGCGACCGGCTGGGCGCCGTCGACGCGCTCGTCGCCTCCTGGCTGCCGGGCACCGAGGGCGACGGTGTGGCGGACGTCCTCTACGGCAAGCGTCCGTTCACCGGTCAGCTTCCCGTCACCTGGCCGAAGTCCGAGGCCCAGCTGCCGATCAACGTCGGCGACGCCTCGTACGATCCGCAGTTCCCCTACGGCTGGGGGCTGACCACGCTCACCCCGGTGCCCAAGGGCGGCACGGCGACCCTGAAGGTGCTGGGGCTCGCGGCCGCGGTCGCCGAGAAGACGGGTTCCGCACGGACCGGACGCGAGATCGTCACCCAGGCACGGCTGCTCGTCCAGCAGAAGATCGGGTCCGGGATCACGGCCTCGGTCTCGGGTCCGTTCGCGGACGCGGACCATCTGCTGCTGACCGGGAAGTACGCGGCGGCGGTGGCGAAGCTGACGGAGGCCTACAAGGCGGCCTGACCCGGTGGTCCCCGCGCCCCGCAAGGGGCGCGGGGAACCGCGCGGCCGGCCACCACGATCCCGCAGCCGCGCCGCCGCAGAACCCCCCCGAGCTCCGAGGCGCCCGCCCGCAGGCCACACCCCGGCGGGCGGGCGCAAAAGCCCGATTCGCGGCGATTCGGGTAACTTCGAAGTATGAAGG encodes:
- a CDS encoding glycoside hydrolase domain-containing protein produces the protein MADEKVLEAQKWVNETYGSVSGYQKCPEDGRTGWSTMYALTMGLQKELGISPVVANFGDGTVAKLAALGDIGSGWAKNGNIVKIIRYGLFCKGYTGGYFDTGYYDPDIALAVKHMQGDMGLSQSGTLQAKVFKALLNMDAYVLTAGGSDEVRSIQQWLNGRYWTKATVDICPADGHYSRNVQQNLMKAIQLEIGIAEADATGNFGSGTQAGLKSKALVSEGSSGIFVQLFSAACVFNQPILTFNADGSEVAVNTVFKSTFDSNLTTFVKIFQKFSALSPNGQGDYATWAQLLVSMGDPDRPVTAADTAYTITPSRAARMAKDGYTCVGRYLNEASAGGGSKMLEEGELANIFAAGLRVFPIFQDNGRSLSEYYFGNGFAHAQKAHDQAVHFGFNRGTVIYFAVDYDATDVDMPHILEYFRGVASGLGNKGKRYVHGVYGSRNVCTQVTKETYARYSFVSGMSWGFSGNLGYPLPQNWSFNQVKEYQVTNGTDTFWLDRDADRIGYDSGQGSVNKTTQPADYFVNYVEMLYDLAKAYGKGNPNQLVMEYMRSESYDDSKWQTMIGKADAGFVSYVNSRNLSVWTEFKDPFTGQDLGPEHLMATANGQFVKPNPKGDISLGDVAGWGGDLMTLYGEWRRDHDSYASGATYISERMGKIGVASSFGFTDLIEDADGYLIAQAVRVGGKNIVEAVHDHYQGNGGLTRFRDYVSQRFGGTISEAAVQARKILTDTPVSADGVILVSGRALLIQQFGGFPTLMPHNLPAGQLDAWCNAFGDNLLQHASTETLRRAEYQANQQRLLRSK
- the cimA gene encoding citramalate synthase, with the protein product MTETSEIDDSFHVFDTTLRDGAQREGINLTVADKLAIARHLDDFGVGFIEGGWPGANPRDTEFFARARQEIDFRHAQLVAFGATRRAGGKAAEDPQVKALLDSGAPVITLVAKSHDRHVELALRTTLDENLEMIRDTVAHLRAQGRRVFVDCEHFFDGYRADPEYAKSVVRAASEAGADVVILCDTNGGMLPAQVHAVVSTVLADTGARLGIHAQDDTGCAVANSLAAVDAGATHVQCTANGYGERVGNANLFPVVAALELKYGKKVLPEGRLREMTRISHAIAEVVNLTPSTHQPYVGVSAFAHKAGLHASAIKVDPDLYQHIDPELVGNTMRMLVSDMAGRASVELKGKELGIDLGGDRELVGRVVQRVKERELQGYTYEAADASFELLLREEVGGRPLNYFRTESWRAIVEDRPDGTHANEATVKLWAKGERIVATAEGNGPVNALDRALRVALEKIYPQLAVLDLVDYKVRILEGKHGTQSTTRVLISTSDGRGEWSTVGVAENVIAASWMALQDAYTYGLLRAGVEPAE
- a CDS encoding ricin-type beta-trefoil lectin domain protein — translated: MRAPLRAVRVLLAGLLTTTGLTAAAALPAHAAGEQVTAWLTTTDDSAGRHVVRGLQAQTPFAFQSGTGGGGENITVDENTRYQTFTGGGASFTDTAAWLMNSSGALSGATRDATMRKLFSPTDGIGLSFLRNPMGASDLARSGYTYDDVPAGQSDPGLTRFSIAHDLADVVPLTRQALQLNPQLTVMASPWTAPAWMKDSGQLNGGWLKAEDYGAYASYFVKYLQAYRDQGVPVSYVTAQNEPTCCSGYPSMSWNASGLAYFTKSELLPKLQAAGLSTKVLAHDWNWDTYDSYAAQTVDDAAVRSHPNFGGIAWHGYGGDVNKQTSVHNQYPQLDAFATEHSGGTWIGNQQREDMLNIVDYTRNWAKSVTKWSLAVDQGMGPHNGGCGTCTGLITVHNGDGASGTVDYTVEYYTMGHLTKFVRPGAQRIASTASSAVPNVAWRNPDGSKALIAYNDASSAKTVTVNWGGQHATYSLPGKTSATFTWSGTQSGGADRAGAFVGLAGKCLDVAGASSADGTAVQLYDCNGSAAQQWTVKADGSVRALGKCLDVSGGSTANGAKVQLYDCNGTGAQQWSYNASTGDVVGLAADKCLDVTDNSSANGARAQIWSCTGAANQKWRLQ
- a CDS encoding glycoside hydrolase family 3 protein; amino-acid sequence: MRRTALLASAALLATLLPLGAAGVASGAGDPAPVPIDRFEGEVPFASQPAEGIFTWGGDADDPPTLQLTGRADAPEGDKVLTGTYDISGYGGFTHDFAADRPAHDWSAHQGIRFWWEGRDNGKKIAFEIKDGGAHGEASELWTTSFTDDFTGWKQIEIPFADFTYRTDYQPVGGIDHVLGLTQMWGYAVTLPTGVKGGFAMDDVELYGRADQSQRAFVTTDSAVYPVTEGGTAQVKVSVATTGSAPLDEPVTVGYETAGGSAGSGSDYTPVKGTLVFPAGTASGSTRTIKVATLKDKAAEPAETIPLKLTVTGAKAPEETPQVVIDAHGLPYLDSKLSVRKRVADLLSRMSLEEKAGQMTQAERSAVASGGDIAAYALGSLLSGGGSTPTPNTPEAWAKMIDSFQLRAQATRFQIPLIYGVDAVHGHNNLAGATVMPHNIGIGATRNPQLAEETGAVTAIEVRATGVPWDFAPCLCVTRDERWGRSYESFGEDPALVRSMETVIQGLQGRADGRDLSRNDKVLGTAKHFVGDGGTAYGSSTTGSYTTDQGVTKVTRQELEAVHLAPYQTAVDRGIGSVMPSYSSLDIIGDGQGPVKMHARADMLNGVLKDRMGFEGFVISDWAAIDQLPGGTAAQVRASINAGLDMIMVPYEYQGFRTTLIDEVKAGRISQKRIDDAVSRILTQKFKLGLFERPYTDTRNASKIGSTAHRAVARQAAAESQVLLKNAHDLLPLTKKQKVYVAGSNADDLGNQTGGWTITWQGESGTHTQGTTILQGMRKAAPGATITYSKDASAPVSGYDVGVVVVGETPYAEGVGDVGNGHDLQLSAADKAAVDKVCGAMKCAVLIVSGRPQLVGDRLGAVDALVASWLPGTEGDGVADVLYGKRPFTGQLPVTWPKSEAQLPINVGDASYDPQFPYGWGLTTLTPVPKGGTATLKVLGLAAAVAEKTGSARTGREIVTQARLLVQQKIGSGITASVSGPFADADHLLLTGKYAAAVAKLTEAYKAA